One genomic region from Flagellimonas oceani encodes:
- the kdsA gene encoding 3-deoxy-8-phosphooctulonate synthase, protein MDITKIPQIKHTDSDNFFLLAGPCAIEGEDMAMRIAEKVTAITDKLNIPYVFKGSFKKANRSRIDSFTGIGDEKALKILKKVSDTFGVPTITDIHEISDAAMAAEYVDVLQIPAFLVRQTDLVIAAAETGKVVNLKKGQFMSPESMKHAVSKVTDTGNGQVWITDRGTMFGYQDMIVDFRGIPTMKQYAPVVLDVTHSLQQPNQSSGVTGGRPALIGTMSRAGIAAGVDGLFMETHFDPSNAKSDGANMLDLSLLEKLLTDLTAIRKTINSL, encoded by the coding sequence ATGGATATCACCAAAATCCCACAGATAAAACACACGGACAGCGATAATTTTTTCCTATTGGCAGGTCCTTGCGCCATTGAAGGCGAGGATATGGCCATGCGTATTGCGGAAAAGGTCACCGCCATTACGGACAAACTGAACATCCCCTATGTGTTTAAGGGAAGTTTTAAAAAAGCGAACCGTAGCCGTATTGATTCATTCACTGGAATTGGAGATGAAAAGGCCCTTAAAATTCTAAAAAAGGTTTCCGATACATTTGGAGTTCCGACCATTACCGATATCCATGAAATATCTGATGCTGCCATGGCTGCCGAATATGTGGATGTGCTTCAAATACCAGCTTTTTTGGTGAGACAGACCGATTTGGTCATAGCTGCTGCAGAAACGGGCAAAGTCGTCAACTTAAAGAAAGGGCAGTTTATGAGCCCTGAAAGTATGAAACATGCGGTAAGCAAGGTAACCGATACTGGAAATGGACAAGTGTGGATCACTGATCGTGGAACCATGTTCGGTTATCAGGATATGATCGTGGATTTCCGTGGTATCCCTACCATGAAACAATATGCACCAGTGGTACTGGATGTGACCCATTCCCTTCAACAGCCCAACCAATCTTCCGGAGTTACGGGCGGTCGTCCCGCATTGATTGGAACCATGTCCCGAGCAGGAATTGCTGCCGGTGTCGATGGACTTTTTATGGAAACCCATTTTGACCCCTCCAATGCTAAAAGTGATGGCGCCAATATGTTGGATTTAAGTTTATTGGAAAAACTTTTGACCGATTTGACTGCAATCAGAAAAACCATCAATTCCCTGTAA